One window of the Primulina eburnea isolate SZY01 chromosome 18, ASM2296580v1, whole genome shotgun sequence genome contains the following:
- the LOC140819507 gene encoding uncharacterized protein produces MVLALDLQDFLLRARVLKLYRHALRVAGRAPQDSRDELRQFIRREMEDNRSCKDKQRIRFLISDGLERLKRLDETLDMQGR; encoded by the exons ATGGTTCTCGCGTTAGATTTGCAGGATTTTCTTCTCCGAGCTAGGGTTTTGAAGCTCTACAGGCATGCTCTCAGGGTTGCTGGGCGAGCTCCCCAAGATTCTAGAG ACGAATTGAGGCAGTTTATCAGACGAGAAATGGAAGATAACAGGTCCTGCAAAGACAAACAGAGGATTAGATTTTTGATCAGTGACGGATTAGAGAGATTGAAGCGGCTGGATGAGACGCTCGATATGCAAGGCCGATGA
- the LOC140820027 gene encoding probable prolyl 4-hydroxylase 3 codes for MAKVRGGRHQGKRSSTVVLVLSMLLMLSVVLLVLLGLGILSLPIGSDGDSPLVADRIKFKRVTIEMGKDEWGGLGKRGEQWTEILSWEPRASIYHNFLSKEECEYLINLARPHMKKSAVVDSKTGQSKDSRVRTSSGMFLRRGQDKIIRTIEKRIADYTFIPPEHGEGLQVLHYEVGQKYEPHYDYFIDEFNTKNGGQRIATVLMYLSDVEDGGETIFPAAKGNFSGVPGWNEMSECARRGLAVKPKMGDALLFWSLRPDATLDSSSLHGGCPVIKGNKWSSTKWMHVDEYKA; via the exons ATGGCCAAGGTGAGGGGCGGTCGGCATCAGGGGAAGCGATCATCGACGGTGGTTTTGGTGCTATCTATGCTTTTAATGCTGTCTGTGGTGCTATTAGTTCTGCTGGGCCTCGGGATTTTATCTCTACCCATCGGTTCCGACGGGGACTCCCCGCTCGTCGCCGATCGTATCAAATTTAAGCGCGTGACGATAGAAAT GGGTAAAGATGAGTGGGGAGGATTAGGGAAGAGAGGAGAACAGTGGACGGAGATTCTTTCTTGGGAGCCCAGGGCTTCCATTTATCATAATTTCTTG AGTAAAGAGGAATGTGAGTACCTGATAAATCTTGCAAGACCTCACATGAAAAAGTCAGCAGTTGTTGATAGCAAGACTGGCCAGAGTAAAGATAGCAG AGTTCGTACAAGTTCTGGGATGTTTTTGAGGAGAGGGCAagataaaatcatcagaactaTTGAAAAAAGAATAGCAGACTACACATTTATCCCTCCAG AACATGGAGAAGGTCTACAAGTGCTGCACTATGAAGTTGGACAAAAATACGAACCTCATTATGATTACTTTATTGATGAATTTAATACAAAAAACGGGGGTCAGCGGATAGCAACTGTTCTTATGTattt GTCAGATGTTGAAGATGGGGGTGAGACAATTTTTCCTGCTGCAAAGGGCAATTTTAGTGGTGTACCAGGATGGAATGAGATGTCAGAATGTGCTCGGAGAGGCCTTGCCGTGAAACCAAAAATGGGCGATGCATTGCTTTTCTGGAGTTTGCGCCCCGATGCCACTTTAGATTCATCAAGCTTGCATG GAGGTTGCCCTGTTATCAAGGGGAACAAGTGGTCATCTACGAAGTGGATGCATGTTGATGAATACAAGGCGTAG
- the LOC140819997 gene encoding uncharacterized protein isoform X1 has translation MAMDRYHKVQKPREETSIGENEIRITSQGRMRNYISYAMNLLQEKGSDEIVFKAMGRAINKSVTIVELIKRRIVGLHQIIAIQSIDIIDTWEPLEEGLQTLETTRKVSMVTITLSKKQLDNENIGYQQPIPIDQVKVSTEVDYDGDGSPHARGRGQIARGRGRPRPPHGNGFASVEYNDGGYEQNHGYSMGRGRGRARNFRGRGRGGYSGPHVDSQYDSGDYYQDAHRGRGWGRATRGRGGGFRSNRPIRATA, from the exons at gGCCATGGATCGGTACCATAAGGTGCAGAAACCGAGGGAGGAAACATCAATTGGAGAGAATGAGATTCGGATTACAAGTCAAGGCAGGATGAGAAACTACATCTCTTACGCCATGAACTTGCTTCAG GAAAAGGGTTCAGATGAAATAGTTTTCAAGGCAATGGGCAGAGCCATCAACAAAAGTGTAACAATTGTGGAGTTAATCAAG AGGAGAATAGTTGGTCTACACCAAATTATAGCAATTCAATCTATTGACATAATCGACACATGGGAACCATTGGAAGAAGGCCTCCAGAC TCTGGAAACGACAAGGAAAGTCTCTATGGTCACTATTACTCTCTCAAAGAAGCAGTTGGACAATGAAAATATCGG GTACCAACAACCCATACCAATTGATCAGGTGAAGGTGTCTACAGAAGTCGACTATGATGGAG ATGGATCACCACATGCTCGAGGAAGAGGTCAAATTGCTAGAGGGAGGGGAAGGCCTAGACCTCCACATG GGAATGGTTTTGCATCTGTTGAGTACAATGATGGAGGCTACGAGCAAAACCATGGGTATTCCATGGGCAGGGGTCGCGGAAGAGCTCGCAATTTCCGTGGACGTGGAAGAGGAGGGTACAGTGGTCCGCATGTGGATTCCCAGTATGATTCTGGAGACTACTATCAAGATGCACATCGCG GCCGTGGCTGGGGAAGGGCTACTCGTGGCAGGGGCGGCGGATTCCGATCTAATAGGCCGATTCGTGCAACTGCCTGA
- the LOC140819997 gene encoding uncharacterized protein isoform X2 produces the protein MDRYHKVQKPREETSIGENEIRITSQGRMRNYISYAMNLLQEKGSDEIVFKAMGRAINKSVTIVELIKRRIVGLHQIIAIQSIDIIDTWEPLEEGLQTLETTRKVSMVTITLSKKQLDNENIGYQQPIPIDQVKVSTEVDYDGDGSPHARGRGQIARGRGRPRPPHGNGFASVEYNDGGYEQNHGYSMGRGRGRARNFRGRGRGGYSGPHVDSQYDSGDYYQDAHRGRGWGRATRGRGGGFRSNRPIRATA, from the exons ATGGATCGGTACCATAAGGTGCAGAAACCGAGGGAGGAAACATCAATTGGAGAGAATGAGATTCGGATTACAAGTCAAGGCAGGATGAGAAACTACATCTCTTACGCCATGAACTTGCTTCAG GAAAAGGGTTCAGATGAAATAGTTTTCAAGGCAATGGGCAGAGCCATCAACAAAAGTGTAACAATTGTGGAGTTAATCAAG AGGAGAATAGTTGGTCTACACCAAATTATAGCAATTCAATCTATTGACATAATCGACACATGGGAACCATTGGAAGAAGGCCTCCAGAC TCTGGAAACGACAAGGAAAGTCTCTATGGTCACTATTACTCTCTCAAAGAAGCAGTTGGACAATGAAAATATCGG GTACCAACAACCCATACCAATTGATCAGGTGAAGGTGTCTACAGAAGTCGACTATGATGGAG ATGGATCACCACATGCTCGAGGAAGAGGTCAAATTGCTAGAGGGAGGGGAAGGCCTAGACCTCCACATG GGAATGGTTTTGCATCTGTTGAGTACAATGATGGAGGCTACGAGCAAAACCATGGGTATTCCATGGGCAGGGGTCGCGGAAGAGCTCGCAATTTCCGTGGACGTGGAAGAGGAGGGTACAGTGGTCCGCATGTGGATTCCCAGTATGATTCTGGAGACTACTATCAAGATGCACATCGCG GCCGTGGCTGGGGAAGGGCTACTCGTGGCAGGGGCGGCGGATTCCGATCTAATAGGCCGATTCGTGCAACTGCCTGA